A genomic segment from uncultured Alistipes sp. encodes:
- a CDS encoding MFS transporter, giving the protein MQSWKRTFAVIWSGQAISILSSSIVAYAIIFWMSVETRSAEVLALSAIAGMLPQAVLGLFVGVYIDRWDRKRTMILADSFIALCTLGLAVLFWLDAAELWHVYLLLACRSAGSAFHVPAMQASVPLLAPKAQLTRIAGVNQVISSLSDIAGPALGALLLSLTSIGNILLLDVVGALVACTTLLFVRIPNPERPERRPDLWREFREGFTAMHSQPGLGWFFGLAIAVWFLIMPVGVLFPLMTLNHFGGGTWEMSFVEIIWGGGALLGGAIMGARNYPVNRIVLINLMYLVVGLSFLCSGLLPVSGFYGFAVLTAAAGISSSVFNASFVSVLQTRIEAGLLGRVLSLYRSFGLLPSALGLLSAGFLAERVGLTTTFIISGSLICLLGGVAFCIPSVVRLDQRR; this is encoded by the coding sequence ATGCAGAGCTGGAAACGCACCTTCGCCGTCATCTGGAGCGGCCAGGCCATCTCGATCCTCAGCAGTTCGATCGTCGCCTACGCGATCATCTTCTGGATGAGCGTCGAGACCCGGTCCGCGGAGGTGCTGGCCCTGTCGGCCATTGCGGGGATGCTTCCGCAGGCGGTGCTGGGGCTCTTCGTCGGGGTCTACATCGACCGCTGGGACCGCAAGCGCACGATGATCCTCGCCGACAGCTTCATCGCCCTCTGTACCCTGGGTCTGGCCGTGCTGTTCTGGCTCGACGCCGCGGAATTGTGGCACGTCTACCTGCTGCTGGCGTGCCGATCGGCAGGTTCGGCCTTCCACGTCCCGGCGATGCAGGCCTCGGTGCCGCTCCTGGCCCCGAAAGCGCAGCTCACCCGCATCGCGGGCGTCAACCAGGTGATCTCGTCACTCTCGGACATCGCAGGCCCGGCCCTGGGCGCCCTGCTGCTGAGCCTCACCTCGATCGGGAACATCCTGCTGTTAGATGTCGTAGGGGCACTCGTTGCCTGCACGACGCTGCTCTTCGTCCGGATCCCGAATCCCGAACGCCCGGAGCGCCGCCCGGACCTGTGGCGCGAATTCCGCGAAGGCTTCACCGCCATGCACTCCCAACCGGGTTTGGGCTGGTTCTTCGGCCTGGCCATCGCCGTATGGTTCCTGATCATGCCCGTGGGGGTGCTTTTCCCGCTGATGACGCTCAACCATTTCGGCGGCGGGACCTGGGAGATGAGTTTCGTGGAGATCATCTGGGGAGGCGGGGCCCTGCTCGGCGGGGCCATCATGGGGGCCCGCAACTACCCGGTCAACCGCATCGTGCTGATCAACCTGATGTATCTGGTCGTCGGGCTTTCGTTCCTTTGTTCGGGGCTGCTTCCGGTTTCGGGATTCTACGGATTCGCAGTACTGACGGCCGCAGCCGGGATTTCGAGCAGCGTCTTCAACGCCTCGTTCGTCTCGGTGCTCCAGACGCGGATCGAAGCGGGGCTCTTGGGGCGTGTGCTGTCGCTCTACCGCAGTTTCGGATTGCTGCCCTCGGCACTCGGGTTGCTGAGTGCGGGATTCCTGGCCGAGCGGGTCGGGCTGACGACGACGTTCATCATCTCCGGGAGTCTGATTTGCCTGCTCGGCGGGGTTGCCTTCTGCATTCCGTCGGTCGTGCGGCTCGACCAACGGAGATAA
- the rpmI gene encoding 50S ribosomal protein L35, whose amino-acid sequence MPKMKTNAAAKKRFTFTGTGKIKRKHAYHSHILTKKTTKQKRNLCYSGTVSAADEAKIKNLLVK is encoded by the coding sequence ATGCCGAAAATGAAAACCAATGCCGCGGCGAAGAAACGCTTTACCTTCACCGGCACAGGAAAGATCAAGCGTAAACACGCTTATCACAGTCACATCCTGACCAAAAAGACGACGAAGCAGAAGCGGAACCTCTGCTATTCGGGTACCGTATCTGCGGCCGACGAGGCCAAGATCAAGAACCTGCTGGTGAAGTAA
- a CDS encoding S41 family peptidase yields the protein MRIGCWGVALLAAVGAMSGGWAQEPAMQTVGVELKGDTMVYRVVPVPSRRGSGVRGRAWSVEQKLFALSKCWMEVHRNYAYLDRFGAERWDSLYRALITPAMQTRDDMEFYRLLAEFYAALGNSQTYVRTFRNFPLTSIGYEEGWVLRLMDVGGHVVVSEVSEAKAAIMPPGSEILSVNGQPVGERIAGLMSCIPASTERVRRRWAVRVLLYGPIGTSHEVEFRRPDGTEGSVRLVNPHYGAEPDVDACVALPGCSGKELNENFRLTWYPGDVAYLKIGSFEYGEAQAFRNAFPEIRARARKLILDLRNNSSRWLDYGAAEIFSRLTRDTVLYGPVSRSRIYDAALAARGYHEFDFEDLASDARARIARQHYCSEAFSEPEREMYRFPEDRDGRLVVPTVILVNDATGNAAETFVGWASSQPHMSTVGVPTSGSAGKKVMYEVLPGLQCAVCTEEVRLPDGREFVGCGITPDVVAENTMQDVLSGRDAVLEKALEILSDK from the coding sequence ATGAGAATTGGCTGTTGGGGGGTCGCATTGCTCGCAGCGGTCGGGGCAATGTCCGGGGGCTGGGCCCAGGAACCCGCGATGCAGACCGTCGGGGTCGAGTTGAAAGGGGATACCATGGTTTATCGCGTGGTGCCCGTGCCCTCCCGAAGAGGTTCCGGCGTGCGGGGCCGGGCCTGGAGCGTCGAACAGAAACTCTTCGCCCTGTCGAAGTGCTGGATGGAGGTTCACCGCAACTACGCCTATCTGGACCGTTTCGGCGCCGAGCGCTGGGACTCGCTCTACCGGGCCCTGATCACGCCCGCGATGCAGACCCGTGACGATATGGAGTTCTACCGCCTGCTTGCGGAATTCTACGCTGCGCTGGGGAACAGTCAGACCTATGTCCGCACATTCCGTAATTTCCCGCTTACCTCCATCGGTTACGAAGAGGGGTGGGTACTCCGTCTGATGGATGTCGGGGGCCATGTGGTCGTCTCCGAGGTCAGCGAAGCAAAGGCTGCGATCATGCCGCCCGGCTCCGAGATCCTCTCCGTGAACGGACAACCCGTCGGGGAGCGGATTGCCGGGTTGATGTCCTGTATCCCGGCATCGACGGAACGGGTGCGGCGCCGTTGGGCCGTCAGGGTCCTGCTGTACGGGCCGATCGGCACCTCGCATGAGGTGGAGTTCCGCCGCCCGGACGGGACGGAGGGCTCCGTGCGGCTGGTCAACCCGCACTACGGTGCCGAACCGGATGTGGATGCTTGCGTAGCGCTGCCCGGATGCAGCGGGAAGGAGCTGAACGAGAACTTCCGGCTGACGTGGTATCCCGGCGATGTGGCTTATCTGAAGATCGGTTCTTTTGAGTACGGAGAGGCCCAGGCCTTCCGCAACGCATTCCCCGAGATCCGGGCCCGGGCCCGCAAACTCATCCTCGATCTGCGAAATAACTCCTCTCGGTGGCTCGATTATGGGGCTGCGGAAATCTTCTCCCGGCTGACCCGGGATACGGTTCTTTACGGTCCCGTGTCGCGGTCACGCATCTATGATGCGGCACTCGCAGCAAGGGGATACCATGAGTTTGATTTCGAGGATCTGGCCAGTGATGCCCGCGCGCGGATTGCCCGTCAGCACTACTGCAGCGAAGCTTTCTCTGAGCCTGAACGGGAAATGTATCGCTTTCCGGAGGATCGTGACGGGAGACTGGTTGTCCCGACCGTGATTCTTGTCAACGACGCAACGGGAAATGCTGCCGAAACCTTCGTCGGCTGGGCGTCGTCGCAGCCCCACATGTCGACCGTCGGAGTCCCCACGTCGGGTTCTGCCGGAAAGAAGGTTATGTATGAGGTGCTTCCGGGGCTGCAGTGCGCGGTCTGCACCGAGGAGGTGCGTCTCCCCGATGGCAGGGAGTTTGTCGGGTGCGGGATTACACCCGATGTCGTGGCGGAGAATACGATGCAGGACGTGCTTTCGGGCCGCGATGCCGTCTTGGAAAAGGCGCTCGAAATCCTGAGCGACAAGTAA
- a CDS encoding MBL fold metallo-hydrolase produces MSLLSFFGCGRAKQAEYPSDTLTTRDGTELTFHFFKHASFSITVGDKTIYIDPVNDYADYGSLPKADLVLITHSHYDHLDVAAVDRILTPDTEIVCDRTSAEAFEMNCYTMRPGSVATPRDYVKVEAVAAYNTTPGHLQFHPKDREDCGYVLTIGGTRIYIAGDTEPTQEIKSLKNIDIAFLPVNQPYTMTVDQAVEAVKAIRPAIFYPYHYGEVEEKTDLERLARELEGITEIRIRPME; encoded by the coding sequence ATGTCATTGCTTTCTTTCTTCGGCTGCGGCCGTGCCAAGCAGGCCGAATATCCGTCGGACACGCTCACGACACGCGACGGGACCGAACTGACGTTCCACTTTTTCAAACACGCCTCGTTTTCGATCACCGTCGGGGATAAAACGATCTACATCGATCCGGTGAACGACTATGCGGATTACGGTTCGCTGCCGAAAGCGGACCTCGTACTGATCACCCATTCGCACTACGACCACCTGGACGTGGCGGCCGTGGACCGGATTCTGACACCGGATACGGAGATCGTGTGCGACCGGACCTCGGCCGAAGCCTTCGAGATGAACTGCTACACGATGCGTCCGGGGAGCGTGGCGACACCGCGCGACTACGTGAAGGTGGAGGCGGTTGCGGCGTACAACACGACGCCGGGACACCTCCAGTTCCACCCGAAGGACCGGGAGGATTGCGGCTACGTGCTGACGATCGGCGGGACGCGGATCTACATTGCCGGGGACACGGAGCCCACGCAGGAGATCAAATCGCTGAAGAACATCGACATCGCCTTCCTGCCGGTGAACCAGCCCTATACGATGACCGTGGATCAGGCCGTCGAGGCGGTGAAGGCGATCCGCCCGGCGATCTTCTACCCCTACCACTATGGGGAGGTGGAGGAGAAGACGGATCTCGAACGCCTGGCCCGCGAGCTGGAGGGCATCACCGAAATCCGCATCCGCCCGATGGAGTAA
- a CDS encoding heavy-metal-associated domain-containing protein — protein MKKLLMVCLALVMGVGIATAAKPAQKKSVTTVFVTDIDCEHCVQKIMNNVPSLGKGIKDVQVDLPKKEVTVVYDASKNSDEKIIKGFASLKVKAEVKKDAAGKK, from the coding sequence ATGAAAAAACTGTTGATGGTATGTCTGGCCCTCGTGATGGGCGTGGGCATTGCAACGGCGGCCAAGCCCGCCCAGAAAAAGAGTGTCACGACGGTCTTCGTAACCGACATCGATTGCGAACACTGCGTGCAGAAGATCATGAACAACGTCCCTTCGCTCGGAAAGGGCATCAAGGACGTACAGGTCGACCTGCCCAAAAAGGAGGTTACCGTCGTCTACGACGCTTCGAAGAACAGCGACGAGAAGATCATCAAGGGCTTTGCCTCTCTCAAGGTCAAGGCCGAAGTCAAGAAGGACGCAGCCGGAAAGAAATAG
- a CDS encoding DUF6250 domain-containing protein, with product MMKKLATLFFAVVLLGCGRSTEWIAEDESGDSRLVRHGDTLEITAPKGLTLWYPERLTGDYRVSYEATVLMQEGPCDRLGDLNCFWAAEDPEHGDDFFARASWRGGIFERYNSLDLFYVGYGGNGNTTTRFRRYYGNRYGAPADEVKPLIGEYTDAGHLLVANRPIRIEITVDSGRTTFRVDGEELFSRKLSPGEGDGYFGLRLLNNRTRIVNFRIETR from the coding sequence ATGATGAAGAAGTTAGCGACCCTGTTTTTTGCCGTTGTGCTGCTCGGATGCGGCCGCTCGACGGAGTGGATTGCGGAAGATGAATCGGGGGATTCGCGCCTTGTCCGGCACGGCGACACGCTGGAGATCACCGCACCGAAAGGGTTGACACTGTGGTATCCGGAACGGCTCACGGGCGACTACCGGGTGAGTTACGAGGCTACGGTGCTGATGCAGGAAGGGCCCTGCGACCGGCTGGGCGACCTGAACTGTTTCTGGGCGGCCGAGGACCCGGAACACGGGGATGATTTTTTCGCCCGGGCGTCGTGGCGGGGCGGGATTTTCGAACGTTACAACTCCCTGGACCTGTTTTACGTGGGCTACGGGGGCAACGGGAATACGACGACACGGTTCCGGCGCTACTACGGCAACCGCTACGGGGCTCCGGCCGACGAAGTGAAGCCGCTGATCGGAGAGTACACCGATGCGGGTCACCTGCTGGTCGCCAACCGCCCGATCCGGATCGAGATAACGGTCGATTCGGGTCGCACGACCTTCCGGGTCGACGGCGAGGAACTCTTTTCGCGCAAGCTCTCCCCGGGCGAGGGAGACGGATATTTCGGCTTGCGGCTGCTGAACAACCGGACCCGGATCGTGAATTTCCGGATCGAGACCCGATAA
- a CDS encoding TonB-dependent receptor, with translation MALCAVLCCLGSSRAQDLRGMVRDADNQPLVGASVYWAGTTIGASTDAQGAFLLHRVKGYDRLVASYLGYVNDTIRVESAAERLDFVLRAEGVALEDVVVEGAMSGNFVKRDGIVKGEMISFAGLCKMACCNLAESFENSASVTVGYSDAISGARQIKMLGLAGTYTQILDENRPIMHGLSAPYGLSYTPGMWLNSIQVSKGVASVTAGHEAITGQINLEHRKPTDDERLFLNLYLDDELRPEINVSSAFPVTKDKKLTSVVLLHGSMDTDVRKMDHNDDGFRDLPLSDQINVANKWLYAADNGTQIRWGWKFVQENRLGGMLDYKNTAAMRDAMLADWDWKDEGKPMPLYGSHIRNRNANGYFKVGMPVGQAVYDADEQDEMRSNLAFVADFDHFSEDAYFGLNDYDGNQNSLALNLMYNHYFTYRSSLIVGGQLHLDYYREGLLNRTPWITDFQEGDYDLDRNEREVGAYAEYTYAIKDKFSVVAGIRGDYNHYYDRFFVTPRGHLKWNITPSTTFRASAGLGYRSTNLITDNIGVLATGRAIQPVVFRDGKPVVGSFHDIDRMEKALTVGGSLTQTFGLVKEEDATLSFDYFRTQFYNSVVADQEMYADRIVFYNTDGRSYTDTYQVDFSWSPVERLDIFATFRYTDSEMTIRRADGSSARVERPLVSEYKTLLNIQYATKFRRWTFDATAQLNGPARIPTQNADLADSYHSPRYPMFYAQVSRKLGKFDLYVGCENIADYIQKDPIMGAENPYSAAFNSMNVWGPLMGRKFYIGMRLNIY, from the coding sequence ATGGCTCTTTGTGCTGTGTTGTGCTGCCTGGGAAGCTCCCGTGCCCAGGACCTGCGCGGCATGGTGCGCGATGCCGACAACCAGCCCCTCGTCGGGGCCTCGGTCTACTGGGCCGGGACAACCATCGGTGCCAGCACCGATGCCCAGGGGGCTTTCCTCCTCCACCGCGTCAAGGGGTATGACCGCCTCGTGGCGTCGTACCTCGGCTATGTCAACGATACGATCCGGGTCGAAAGCGCGGCGGAACGCCTCGATTTCGTACTCCGCGCCGAAGGCGTCGCCCTCGAAGATGTCGTCGTCGAGGGAGCCATGAGCGGCAACTTCGTCAAACGCGACGGAATCGTCAAGGGCGAGATGATCTCCTTCGCGGGCCTCTGCAAGATGGCCTGCTGCAACCTCGCCGAATCGTTCGAAAACTCCGCCTCGGTGACCGTCGGTTACAGCGACGCCATCTCCGGGGCCCGGCAGATCAAGATGCTCGGGCTGGCCGGAACCTACACCCAGATCCTCGACGAGAACCGCCCGATCATGCACGGACTGAGCGCTCCCTACGGGTTGAGCTACACGCCCGGCATGTGGCTCAACTCGATTCAGGTCTCGAAGGGCGTCGCCTCCGTCACCGCCGGGCACGAAGCCATCACCGGGCAGATCAACCTCGAACACCGCAAGCCCACCGACGACGAACGGCTCTTCCTGAACCTCTACCTCGATGACGAACTGCGCCCCGAGATCAATGTCTCGTCGGCCTTCCCCGTGACGAAGGACAAGAAACTCACGAGCGTCGTCCTGCTCCACGGGTCGATGGACACCGACGTGCGGAAGATGGACCACAACGACGACGGCTTCCGGGATTTGCCCCTTTCGGATCAGATCAATGTCGCCAACAAGTGGCTTTATGCTGCCGACAACGGTACGCAGATCCGCTGGGGCTGGAAATTCGTCCAGGAGAACCGCCTCGGCGGAATGCTCGACTACAAGAACACCGCGGCCATGCGCGACGCCATGCTCGCCGACTGGGACTGGAAGGACGAGGGAAAGCCGATGCCCCTCTACGGTTCGCACATCCGCAACCGCAACGCCAACGGCTATTTCAAGGTCGGAATGCCCGTGGGACAGGCCGTCTACGATGCCGACGAACAGGACGAGATGCGCTCGAACCTGGCGTTCGTGGCCGATTTCGACCACTTCAGCGAGGATGCCTACTTCGGCCTGAACGATTACGACGGAAACCAGAACTCACTGGCGCTGAATCTGATGTACAACCACTACTTCACCTATCGGTCGTCGCTGATCGTCGGCGGACAGCTCCACCTGGACTACTACCGCGAGGGGTTGTTGAACCGCACGCCCTGGATTACCGATTTCCAGGAGGGCGATTACGACCTCGACCGCAACGAACGTGAGGTCGGCGCCTACGCCGAGTACACCTATGCCATCAAGGACAAGTTCTCGGTCGTGGCGGGCATCCGCGGCGACTACAACCACTATTACGACCGCTTTTTCGTCACGCCCCGCGGCCATCTGAAGTGGAACATCACCCCGTCGACCACCTTCCGCGCCTCGGCCGGGCTGGGCTACCGTTCGACGAACCTCATTACGGACAACATCGGCGTACTGGCCACCGGACGCGCCATTCAGCCCGTTGTCTTCCGCGACGGAAAGCCCGTTGTGGGAAGTTTCCACGACATCGACCGCATGGAGAAGGCCCTGACCGTCGGCGGAAGCCTCACGCAGACATTCGGACTCGTCAAGGAGGAGGATGCGACGCTGAGTTTCGACTACTTCCGCACGCAGTTCTACAACTCGGTGGTGGCCGACCAGGAGATGTATGCCGACCGCATCGTCTTCTACAACACCGACGGCCGCTCCTACACCGATACCTATCAGGTCGACTTCTCGTGGTCGCCCGTCGAGCGGCTCGACATCTTCGCCACGTTCCGCTACACGGACAGCGAGATGACCATCCGCCGGGCGGACGGATCGTCGGCACGCGTCGAGCGCCCGCTGGTGAGCGAGTACAAGACGCTGCTCAACATCCAGTACGCCACGAAGTTCCGCCGCTGGACGTTCGATGCCACGGCCCAGCTGAACGGCCCGGCCCGCATCCCGACGCAGAATGCCGATTTGGCCGACAGCTATCATTCGCCGCGCTACCCGATGTTCTACGCCCAGGTGAGCCGCAAGCTGGGCAAGTTCGATCTCTATGTCGGCTGCGAGAACATTGCCGACTACATCCAGAAGGACCCGATCATGGGGGCGGAGAATCCCTACTCGGCGGCCTTCAACTCGATGAACGTCTGGGGACCTCTGATGGGTCGCAAGTTTTATATCGGGATGCGGCTTAACATCTATTGA
- the rplT gene encoding 50S ribosomal protein L20 gives MPRSVNAVASRARRKKVLKLAKGNFGSRGNVWTVAKNTVEKGLCYAYAHRQLKKRTFRSLWIMRINAAVRAQGMTYSQFIGKLNAKGIVLNRKVLADLAMNEPKAFEAIVNAVK, from the coding sequence ATGCCACGTTCAGTAAACGCTGTTGCGTCACGCGCACGTCGAAAGAAAGTTTTGAAACTTGCCAAAGGTAACTTTGGTTCAAGGGGAAACGTTTGGACCGTAGCGAAAAATACGGTCGAGAAGGGGTTGTGCTATGCCTATGCACACCGCCAGCTCAAGAAGCGGACGTTCCGTTCGCTGTGGATCATGCGTATCAACGCTGCGGTCCGCGCGCAGGGAATGACCTATTCGCAATTCATCGGCAAACTCAACGCCAAAGGCATCGTCCTGAACCGCAAGGTGCTGGCCGACCTGGCAATGAACGAGCCGAAGGCATTCGAGGCAATAGTTAACGCAGTTAAATAG
- a CDS encoding MgtC/SapB family protein, with the protein MGMEWDFIGRLCVAGLCGTVIGLDREYRVKDAGFRTHFLVALGSALMMVVSQYGFEEFLASHDGLRLDPSRIAAQVVSGIGFIGAGTIIIHRQLVRGLTTAASLWATAGIGLAAGAHMYVVAAAATVLTLFGLEALTLFFGDLGRRRTMIVFSAPSRAPIDAMFSKLETREYSVISYEVEAARTPEGVVHRATLVIRARGTNGEETFIELLRADPDITVEKIV; encoded by the coding sequence ATGGGTATGGAGTGGGATTTTATCGGACGTTTGTGTGTGGCCGGGCTGTGCGGAACGGTGATCGGCCTGGATCGGGAGTATCGGGTCAAGGATGCCGGATTCCGGACCCATTTCCTCGTGGCGCTCGGCAGCGCCCTGATGATGGTGGTTTCACAATATGGATTCGAGGAGTTCCTCGCCTCGCACGACGGGCTGCGGCTCGATCCCAGCCGGATTGCCGCCCAGGTCGTCAGCGGGATCGGCTTCATCGGCGCCGGGACGATCATTATCCACCGGCAGCTGGTGCGCGGCCTGACCACTGCCGCGAGCCTCTGGGCCACGGCAGGTATCGGGCTGGCCGCCGGGGCGCACATGTATGTCGTGGCGGCTGCGGCGACGGTGCTGACCCTGTTCGGGCTGGAGGCGCTGACGCTCTTCTTCGGCGATCTGGGTCGGCGGCGAACCATGATCGTCTTCTCGGCTCCGAGCCGGGCCCCGATCGACGCCATGTTCTCGAAACTCGAAACCCGGGAATATTCGGTCATCTCCTACGAGGTCGAGGCGGCCCGCACGCCCGAAGGGGTGGTACACCGAGCCACGCTGGTCATTCGGGCCAGGGGGACGAACGGCGAGGAGACTTTTATCGAGCTCCTGCGTGCCGATCCCGACATCACGGTCGAGAAGATCGTTTGA